aatgcattgcagtacgtctctactgcaatgcattatcacttacaatagcaatcacaggccatggcaggctcAGATACTAGTGTATGATATCTGATTGCTATGGTAACCAATCATCCCTCTGTGATTACATCATGGAgtagcgatgacatcacagagggatcaCACTCCctttgtaaaccttttacatgccacaatgtaaATTGATTAGgtcatgtaaagggttaagagcTGGGATCGATGTTCTTATCGATCGCCGCTGTCACAGATTGAcgctggctatcagtcacagccagctcctgctaCAGGATGGTATTGGCTCACTTATGAcccatgccatccacaggacataagtgcACATACTGTTGCTTAAAGTGCCCCCCAGGTTAAACACTCAAGCGTATTGACTGTAACTAGTATAGTATTGTACTATTCATACATGTAATATGCTGACATATTGGTAGAGCAATGGCAAGAACTTGAAAAGAGGGAACTTACATCCTGATCTTGAACCAAATTATTACAACTAAATTACGTAAATATCTACAAATCTACACTAAACACATTAATATGTGGCTCAATAATGGTTGGGAATTCAGACATTAGAAAACACTAAAGTGAAAAACCAAGAGTATATTATAATTTAAATTATATAGCAAAATGTAAATTCATGCAGTAAAGATTGTCACAGTTCACAGACAATGAAATGGACATACAAAACATCTTCACAATATAATATGCCATATTTTTAACAGTTTGCTTTCACCTGAAATTGTagttttgaatttaaaaaaaaatctgcaaataaaTTTATTGTTTATAGACTTGTATATTTCAATATGTTATTATCACACTGTAATAATATATCATACTGTAATATCACCACTTACATTGTTTGGATCATTCAGTGATTCCCCCTCAGATGAGGCTTCTTGATATATATCCTTTAGTTGGGGATAATTTACAGGCTGCACAATACTGAAATCTTGTTGTTCCGGGGCCGGGGGTAGATGAGTTTGGTAACTCTGCCCCTGGGACCCTGGAGGAACCATCCTGACCTCCATGTACTTTAAGGTCCCGTCTGTGTTCAGGTACAGAGCCGGCTGATACTGATCTGTGTAGGGTTTGGATTGGGATCCACCAAGTAAACAGCAACTACTGCCCCAATCATAACTGTCCTTCCTCAGACACTTCACCAATAATATCATGAAGGTAACAAGCGACACTAAGCTGATGGCCACCAGGGAGATGATTAAATACAGAGTCATATCTGATGGGGGTTTGGTATTTGTCAGGAAGTCCCCAGATTTGGGTCTTTCCACTATAACCTCATCTGCCATACTGACAAGTACCGTCACTGTGGTGGATAATGGAGGACTCCCCTGATCACTGATAGAAATGACAAGTTGTTGCTCCATGTTCTCGGCTTCCTGGAATCCTCTTACAGTTCTCACCTCTCCGGTGTGTTTAGACACCTGAAATGATGAGTAATTGATGGGGTGGATGAGAGTAAACAGCAGCCAGGCATTGTGACCAGAGTCCAGATCCACTGCGGACAGTTTTGTCACCAGATATCCGACACTTGTAGACTTTGGGATCCTCTCTTGGACAATGAGGTCTTCAGAGTGTTCTGGATACAGCAGGGTGGGGGGATTGTCATTTGTATCCAGAATGAAGAGAAAGACGGGAACAGTGGAAGATAACTGTGGAGATCCTGAGTCTTCCACCTTTATGGTGATTTGTAAAACCTGGATCTGCTCATAGTCAAAGGAACGCTGAGCGTATATATTCCCATCATTAGAATGAATGTAGACaaaggaggagacagaggagCCGTCAATCTGACTCTCCACTATGGAGTAAACCAGATCAGAATTAACCCCCTCATCTAGGTCGCTAGCAGATACTGTACATAGGAGAGTCCCTGGGTCACTGTTCTCCTTAATGAAAGCATTATAAGTAGACTGTGTGAACAGCGGAGCATTATCATTAATATCTGACACCCTGAGGGTGACGCTGGTTTTACTGTATAGAGGGGGAGACCCTAAATCAGAGGCTGTCAGCTCTATAGTGTATTGGGGGGTTTCCTCTCTATCCAGATTTCCGTCTATGACCAATGCATAACGGTTTTTCATCTGTTTAATTTTAAAAGGCACATTTGGTGATAAATGCAGTTTTATTTCTCCATTTTTCCCAGAATCCCTGTCTTTTACAGTAATAAATCCTACAACATCCCCAGATGGTGCATTTTCTGGAATATTATTAGCCACTGAGGTAATTGTAATTTCAGGGGCATTATCATTGACATCTTCTATCTCCACTTGAACTATGCAGTTTCCTTCTAATTTAGGAACGCCTTTGTCTGCAGCCT
The nucleotide sequence above comes from Eleutherodactylus coqui strain aEleCoq1 chromosome 2, aEleCoq1.hap1, whole genome shotgun sequence. Encoded proteins:
- the LOC136613126 gene encoding protocadherin gamma-C5-like, giving the protein MDIRGFCQCWKWQVVCSFLLCSWGWVSGQLRYSIVEESEPGTLLGNVAQDLGIKRAELSQRRIHLRSEQSQQYFSVNQDNGGLVVKERIDRESLCGSSPRCLLQLEVVAENPLELISLEIEILDINDNSPTFSSNDRIIEITELVITPGARFALGIAEDLDVGVNGVSQYTLNTNPYFSLSVKNRKDGTLIPQLILEKVLDREEKQEHHLILTAIDGGEPARSGTCRITVLVLDINDNIPIFDQSVYKVSIRENSLLKSTIFILNATDRDDGVNGEIEYSYDEHTSKFARQLFSVHEKTGEIYINGLVDYEEESFYELSIKAADKGVPKLEGNCIVQVEIEDVNDNAPEITITSVANNIPENAPSGDVVGFITVKDRDSGKNGEIKLHLSPNVPFKIKQMKNRYALVIDGNLDREETPQYTIELTASDLGSPPLYSKTSVTLRVSDINDNAPLFTQSTYNAFIKENSDPGTLLCTVSASDLDEGVNSDLVYSIVESQIDGSSVSSFVYIHSNDGNIYAQRSFDYEQIQVLQITIKVEDSGSPQLSSTVPVFLFILDTNDNPPTLLYPEHSEDLIVQERIPKSTSVGYLVTKLSAVDLDSGHNAWLLFTLIHPINYSSFQVSKHTGEVRTVRGFQEAENMEQQLVISISDQGSPPLSTTVTVLVSMADEVIVERPKSGDFLTNTKPPSDMTLYLIISLVAISLVSLVTFMILLVKCLRKDSYDWGSSCCLLGGSQSKPYTDQYQPALYLNTDGTLKYMEVRMVPPGSQGQSYQTHLPPAPEQQDFSIVQPVNYPQLKDIYQEASSEGESLNDPNNVSGDITV